The proteins below are encoded in one region of candidate division KSB1 bacterium:
- the hisA gene encoding 1-(5-phosphoribosyl)-5-[(5-phosphoribosylamino)methylideneamino]imidazole-4-carboxamide isomerase, with the protein MIIFPAIDLLNGAAVRLKQGAEKSAKVYSTNPAETARQWQEAGAVFLHVVDLDGAFGRPEVNTAAIEAILKAVTIPVQLGGGIRSLEDAARRLEAGVHRVIFGTAALEKPELIEESLARFGVERVVVGLDAKQNKVAVKGWEEQTDADLFATAKRMRSLGVERIIYTDVGRDGLLSGPNLAAADSLARQTGLKVIASGGFSERRHFAELAALHNPLIEGAIVGTALYEKRLQLSDLINEFQKVYVG; encoded by the coding sequence ATGATCATTTTTCCGGCAATTGATCTACTGAACGGTGCTGCGGTTCGGCTCAAGCAGGGAGCGGAAAAGTCGGCCAAGGTGTACAGCACGAATCCCGCCGAGACGGCGCGGCAATGGCAGGAAGCCGGTGCTGTTTTTCTCCATGTGGTGGATTTGGACGGCGCTTTCGGCAGGCCGGAGGTCAATACGGCGGCGATCGAAGCAATCCTGAAGGCTGTTACCATCCCTGTGCAGCTGGGCGGCGGCATTCGCAGCCTGGAGGACGCGGCGCGCCGGCTGGAAGCGGGTGTGCACCGAGTCATTTTCGGCACCGCCGCGCTCGAGAAACCCGAACTGATCGAGGAGAGTCTGGCGCGCTTTGGCGTCGAGCGCGTCGTCGTCGGCCTCGATGCCAAACAGAACAAAGTGGCCGTCAAAGGGTGGGAGGAGCAGACCGATGCGGATCTGTTTGCTACGGCAAAGCGGATGCGCTCTCTGGGCGTGGAGCGCATCATCTACACGGATGTCGGCCGCGACGGCCTGCTGTCGGGTCCGAATCTGGCCGCCGCCGACAGCTTGGCGCGGCAGACCGGTTTGAAGGTCATCGCCTCGGGCGGCTTTTCCGAACGTCGGCATTTTGCCGAGCTGGCGGCTCTGCATAATCCGTTGATCGAAGGGGCGATCGTCGGCACGGCGCTGTATGAAAAAAGATTGCAGTTGAGCGATTTGATCAACGAGTTTCAGAAAGTTTATGTTGGCTAA
- the hisH gene encoding imidazole glycerol phosphate synthase subunit HisH, producing the protein MIVIIDYGAGNLHSVQKAVEKCGAAVAVTQAPDDLARAEKVIFPGVGAFGKAAESLQRLGFYSAIRRYVETGRPFLGICLGMQMLFELSEESPGAEGLGLLCGTVRRLPSGVKAPHLGWNAVRQTGASPLWKEVPDGAYFYFAHSFYVDPAEKECVVGVTDYGGEIAVAVRRGNLFGVQFHPEKSQKLGLQVLKNFVALTPTSAEGVESGLLP; encoded by the coding sequence TGATCATCGATTACGGTGCCGGCAATCTGCACAGCGTACAAAAGGCCGTGGAAAAGTGCGGCGCGGCGGTCGCTGTTACGCAGGCTCCTGACGATCTGGCTCGCGCTGAAAAGGTGATCTTTCCCGGCGTCGGTGCGTTCGGCAAAGCCGCTGAATCACTACAGCGGCTCGGTTTCTATTCCGCCATTCGCCGTTATGTAGAGACGGGCAGGCCGTTTCTCGGCATCTGCCTGGGCATGCAGATGCTGTTCGAACTAAGCGAAGAAAGTCCCGGCGCCGAAGGCTTGGGCCTGCTGTGCGGTACGGTGCGGCGACTGCCGTCGGGCGTAAAAGCGCCGCACTTGGGGTGGAATGCCGTGCGGCAAACCGGCGCGAGCCCGCTTTGGAAAGAGGTTCCTGACGGCGCTTATTTCTATTTTGCCCACTCTTTTTATGTTGATCCGGCGGAAAAAGAATGCGTTGTCGGTGTAACCGATTACGGCGGTGAAATCGCCGTGGCCGTCCGGCGCGGCAACTTGTTCGGTGTACAGTTTCATCCGGAAAAGTCGCAAAAGCTGGGACTGCAGGTGCTGAAAAATTTTGTTGCATTGACCCCGACATCCGCCGAGGGAGTTGAAAGCGGTCTTTTGCCGTAA
- a CDS encoding glycoside hydrolase family 27 protein gives MRLMIIALLLMVLPACQKSRPTILAQRPPMGWNSWDCFGSDVTEEQVKANVELMAEHLKPYGWEYIVIDLGWYLSPERTIHTFKNDNPPQLIDEYGRLIPDPRKFPSAADGKGFKPLADYIHAKGLKFGIHIMRGIPRQAVERNTPIFGTDFRAAQVIAPTDTCIWYDGLIGIDMNHPGGQAYYNSIARLYAEWGVDYIKADDMSSPYHAAEIEGLSNALKTCGRPIVLSLSPGPAPRDRLEHLRRHAQLWRISGDFWDDWKFLYRQFELCKLWEGAAIPGGWPDADMLPLGKLRKTGPDDYVAHHMGKTAEEITNEYSRFSDVEKQTLMTLWCIFRSPLMFGGHLPETDDFSLKLITNAEALAVNQAGRNPRQIYRNDPLIAWAAEAENSDARYVALFNIDDHEPRTISIGWDALGLSGECTVRDLWAQKDLGSFHSLFSVELPPHGSGLYRIEKK, from the coding sequence ATGCGTTTGATGATCATTGCGCTCTTGTTGATGGTCTTGCCGGCGTGTCAAAAATCAAGGCCGACGATACTCGCTCAGAGGCCGCCCATGGGATGGAACAGCTGGGACTGTTTCGGCTCGGATGTCACCGAAGAGCAGGTCAAGGCCAACGTCGAGCTTATGGCCGAGCATCTAAAGCCGTACGGATGGGAATACATCGTCATCGATTTGGGATGGTATCTGAGCCCGGAACGGACCATCCATACCTTCAAAAACGATAACCCTCCGCAGCTCATCGACGAATACGGGCGGTTGATTCCAGACCCGCGCAAATTCCCGTCGGCTGCGGACGGCAAAGGCTTCAAACCGCTGGCCGACTATATTCATGCCAAGGGGCTCAAATTCGGCATTCACATCATGCGCGGCATTCCTCGGCAGGCGGTCGAGCGGAATACGCCGATTTTCGGTACCGACTTTCGAGCTGCTCAAGTCATTGCTCCTACTGACACCTGCATCTGGTACGACGGGTTGATCGGCATTGATATGAATCATCCGGGCGGTCAGGCCTATTACAATTCCATTGCCCGACTGTACGCCGAGTGGGGTGTGGATTACATCAAGGCAGACGACATGTCCAGTCCCTATCACGCGGCGGAAATCGAAGGTTTGTCGAATGCTCTCAAAACCTGCGGTCGGCCGATCGTCCTCAGTTTGTCGCCCGGTCCGGCGCCGCGCGATCGGCTCGAGCATCTGCGCCGACACGCGCAGCTGTGGCGCATCTCGGGCGATTTTTGGGACGACTGGAAGTTTCTCTACCGCCAGTTCGAACTATGCAAACTGTGGGAAGGGGCGGCAATCCCCGGCGGCTGGCCGGACGCCGACATGCTGCCGCTCGGCAAGCTGCGCAAGACCGGGCCGGACGATTACGTCGCCCATCACATGGGGAAAACGGCTGAAGAAATCACCAACGAGTATTCGCGCTTCAGCGACGTGGAAAAGCAGACGCTGATGACCTTGTGGTGCATCTTTCGCTCGCCGCTCATGTTCGGCGGCCACCTGCCCGAGACCGACGATTTTTCGCTGAAACTGATTACCAACGCCGAAGCTTTGGCGGTCAACCAAGCAGGCCGTAACCCTCGGCAAATTTACCGCAACGATCCGCTGATCGCCTGGGCTGCCGAGGCCGAAAATTCCGATGCGCGCTATGTTGCTTTGTTCAATATCGATGATCACGAACCGCGTACGATCTCGATCGGCTGGGATGCCCTCGGGTTATCGGGCGAATGTACAGTCCGCGATCTTTGGGCTCAGAAAGATTTGGGTTCTTTTCACAGCCTGTTCAGCGTCGAATTGCCTCCGC
- the hisI gene encoding phosphoribosyl-AMP cyclohydrolase → MSDIEQLTLDAFTERLKFDANGLIPAIIQDAGDGAVLMLGYMNRESLRMTLEKKKVTFWSRSRQVYWTKGETSGNFLELVDLKADCDGDALLVTAKAYGPTCHTNKRSCFSWRLAEWEK, encoded by the coding sequence ATGTCCGATATTGAACAACTGACGCTCGACGCTTTTACCGAACGATTGAAATTCGATGCGAACGGCCTGATTCCGGCTATTATTCAGGATGCAGGCGACGGCGCCGTCCTGATGCTTGGCTACATGAACCGCGAGAGTCTGCGCATGACCCTGGAGAAGAAAAAGGTCACTTTCTGGAGCCGATCGCGGCAGGTTTATTGGACAAAAGGCGAGACCTCGGGAAATTTCCTCGAGCTGGTCGATCTCAAAGCCGATTGTGACGGCGACGCGCTTTTGGTCACGGCAAAAGCTTACGGCCCAACTTGTCATACCAATAAACGCAGCTGCTTTTCCTGGCGACTTGCCGAATGGGAGAAATGA
- the hisF gene encoding imidazole glycerol phosphate synthase subunit HisF: MLAKRIIPCLDVKDGRVVKGIQFLNLADAGDPVEQARYYDEQGADELVFLDITASYERRNIMLDVVRRTAEQVFMPLTVGGGVRTVKDAQLLLKSGADKVTMNTAAVLNPELIRQCSERFGAQATVVAIDAKRWDDTHWRVHIYGGRTATELDALEWAQQAESLGAGEILLTSMDRDGTQAGYDIELTRTIATAVSIPVIASGGCGAVEHFVQVFKQGCADAALAASIFHYRSNSIRDVKKALQENDIHVRY; this comes from the coding sequence ATGTTGGCTAAAAGAATCATTCCTTGTCTGGACGTCAAGGACGGCCGCGTAGTCAAAGGCATTCAGTTCCTTAATTTGGCCGATGCCGGCGATCCGGTCGAGCAGGCGCGCTATTATGACGAGCAGGGCGCCGACGAACTGGTGTTCTTGGACATTACGGCCTCTTATGAGCGGCGCAACATTATGTTGGACGTGGTTCGTCGCACCGCCGAGCAGGTGTTCATGCCGTTGACGGTCGGCGGCGGCGTGCGTACCGTAAAGGACGCCCAACTGCTGCTCAAGAGCGGCGCCGATAAAGTGACGATGAACACTGCGGCCGTGCTCAATCCGGAGCTTATTCGCCAATGCTCCGAACGGTTCGGCGCCCAAGCAACGGTGGTGGCCATCGACGCAAAAAGATGGGACGACACTCATTGGCGCGTGCATATTTACGGCGGCAGAACGGCGACCGAGCTCGATGCGCTCGAGTGGGCGCAGCAGGCCGAATCATTAGGCGCCGGAGAAATCCTGCTGACCTCCATGGACCGCGACGGAACGCAGGCCGGCTACGACATCGAACTAACCCGCACCATCGCCACGGCCGTTTCCATTCCGGTGATTGCTTCGGGCGGCTGCGGCGCCGTAGAGCATTTTGTGCAGGTCTTTAAACAAGGCTGCGCCGACGCCGCGCTGGCCGCATCGATCTTTCATTACCGCAGCAATTCCATTCGCGATGTTAAAAAAGCACTGCAGGAGAACGATATTCATGTCCGATATTGA